In a genomic window of Pedobacter sp. KBS0701:
- a CDS encoding HmuY family protein, whose protein sequence is MKYTKSSWPIKRKTVLAVGFLLLVLSLGSCKKDEPDPNEVLQDGKSIVITDLAGDTQAAMGNGTPGKEVRAFYTFLFRFNDQKQIWIRNAADSAQWLKTKDWDLAFTGPYNSEVYVNDKDYQFNPGYGGMAKSAVIMLEQSYDTLNQAPSDQAFDASKVTKIGWASSATSNGWFFYSLSSHIMQAIPNRTYAIRLPDGKYAKLQLINAYKGNPPSVTDLNWPAPYYTFKYYVQQDGSKNLQTK, encoded by the coding sequence ATGAAATATACAAAATCCAGTTGGCCAATAAAGAGAAAAACAGTTTTAGCTGTTGGTTTTTTGTTATTGGTTCTCTCACTTGGTTCGTGCAAAAAAGATGAACCCGATCCAAACGAAGTTTTACAGGATGGTAAGAGTATTGTGATAACCGATCTGGCTGGCGATACTCAGGCCGCCATGGGAAATGGAACGCCGGGCAAAGAAGTACGTGCATTTTATACTTTTCTTTTTCGTTTCAATGATCAGAAACAGATCTGGATCCGTAATGCAGCTGATTCGGCACAATGGCTAAAAACAAAAGACTGGGACCTCGCCTTTACCGGTCCCTACAATAGCGAGGTTTATGTAAATGATAAAGATTATCAATTTAACCCTGGTTATGGCGGAATGGCTAAAAGTGCGGTTATAATGCTTGAGCAAAGTTACGATACGCTTAATCAGGCGCCCTCTGATCAGGCCTTTGATGCGAGCAAAGTAACTAAAATTGGCTGGGCATCGTCGGCAACCTCAAACGGATGGTTTTTCTATAGCCTCAGTTCGCATATTATGCAGGCTATACCCAACCGCACCTACGCCATTAGGTTACCTGATGGTAAATACGCCAAACTACAATTGATTAATGCCTATAAAGGCAATCCGCCCAGTGTTACTGATTTAAACTGGCCTGCGCCTTACTATACTTTTAAATATTATGTACAACAGGATGGAAGCAAAAATTTACAGACCAAATAA
- a CDS encoding hemin ABC transporter substrate-binding protein: protein MRIKKYYIVLIIVSFFSATEYVAAQVKRIITLSSAISETVNALGYGKNILATDVTSVSPEEINRLPKVSRNRSFSVESITAYRPDLILVPEGDFSKENLYQFKSLGIRVVTIRQEFSVQGATKFIRQIANAIGDKARGEQLAQKTESNIKTTLTQLKKSSKSPKVLFIYARGVGTMNVAGKGSSIDEIIKLAGGKNAIQEFSEFKPYTTEALIKSNPDVILMFDFGLSSLGGRAAFLDLPGVSYTNAGKNKKIIEMNGPLLINFSNRLPEAIKALNNRIL, encoded by the coding sequence ATGAGGATTAAAAAGTATTATATTGTATTGATTATCGTTTCTTTTTTTAGTGCTACGGAATATGTTGCTGCACAGGTGAAGCGTATCATTACCTTAAGCAGTGCCATTAGTGAAACCGTAAATGCATTGGGTTACGGTAAGAATATTCTGGCTACTGATGTAACCAGTGTATCGCCGGAAGAGATTAACAGATTGCCCAAAGTGAGCAGAAACCGCTCTTTTTCTGTTGAAAGTATTACCGCTTACCGTCCAGATCTTATTTTGGTACCTGAAGGAGATTTTTCTAAAGAAAACCTTTACCAGTTTAAATCATTGGGTATCCGGGTGGTTACCATCCGCCAGGAATTTTCTGTTCAGGGTGCAACAAAATTTATCAGGCAAATTGCCAATGCCATTGGCGATAAGGCACGCGGAGAACAACTGGCACAAAAAACAGAAAGTAACATCAAAACCACTTTAACTCAGCTAAAAAAGAGCAGCAAAAGCCCGAAGGTTTTATTTATTTATGCACGTGGCGTTGGCACCATGAATGTCGCCGGCAAAGGCAGCAGCATAGATGAGATCATTAAACTGGCAGGAGGCAAAAATGCCATTCAGGAGTTTAGCGAGTTTAAACCTTATACCACTGAAGCATTGATTAAAAGCAATCCGGATGTGATTTTAATGTTCGATTTCGGATTAAGCAGTTTAGGCGGAAGAGCAGCCTTTTTAGATCTTCCTGGTGTAAGTTATACCAATGCCGGAAAAAATAAAAAGATCATAGAAATGAACGGACCTCTTCTGATCAACTTTAGCAATAGACTGCCAGAAGCCATTAAAGCACTAAATAACCGTATTTTGTAA
- a CDS encoding iron ABC transporter permease, whose amino-acid sequence MKRTVIYTCLSVSLLVAICFSLASGAMHIPIKEVINTLTHAMGFSVFGSAGHGINEGVIMMIRLPRTLMGVLVGAALGISGAAIQGIFRNPLAEPSLVGISAGASLMAVLIIAFETLLFSSLSQLLGYYLLAFGAFAGAGITAMLVYNLSKINGQANVSTMLLAGIAINAMAGALTGLVTYLADEQKLRSITFWMMGSLGGATWQNVSCLFPFVLIPVIGLPFLAKGLNLFAIGENQVELIGLNPNRIKILVVVLATMAVGASVAVSGIIGFIGLLIPHLTRLLGGVDHRFVLPVSALMGALVLTLADMVSRLIVQPIELPIGAVTALMGTPIFLYILIKDKKKLVN is encoded by the coding sequence ATGAAAAGAACCGTTATTTATACCTGCCTGAGTGTAAGTTTATTGGTTGCCATCTGTTTTTCCTTAGCCTCAGGTGCCATGCACATTCCCATAAAAGAAGTGATTAATACCCTAACCCATGCCATGGGGTTTTCTGTTTTTGGCAGTGCCGGTCACGGTATAAATGAAGGGGTAATTATGATGATCAGACTGCCCCGCACCTTGATGGGTGTACTGGTTGGTGCAGCTTTGGGCATTTCTGGTGCAGCCATACAAGGAATATTCAGGAATCCATTGGCCGAACCCAGTTTGGTAGGTATATCGGCTGGGGCATCGTTAATGGCGGTATTAATTATTGCTTTCGAAACGCTGTTATTTTCTAGTTTGAGTCAGCTGCTGGGTTATTACCTTTTGGCCTTTGGCGCTTTTGCCGGTGCAGGCATTACCGCCATGCTGGTGTACAATCTTTCTAAAATCAATGGACAGGCAAATGTTTCGACCATGTTGCTCGCGGGTATTGCCATCAATGCAATGGCTGGCGCTTTAACCGGATTGGTTACTTATCTGGCCGATGAACAGAAACTCAGGAGCATTACCTTCTGGATGATGGGCAGCCTGGGCGGGGCTACCTGGCAAAATGTAAGCTGCTTGTTTCCTTTTGTACTTATCCCTGTAATTGGGCTCCCATTTTTAGCCAAAGGTTTAAATCTATTTGCCATTGGCGAAAATCAGGTAGAATTGATAGGCTTAAACCCCAACCGCATTAAAATATTGGTGGTGGTATTGGCTACCATGGCTGTTGGTGCTTCTGTTGCCGTTTCGGGAATTATTGGTTTTATTGGCCTGCTCATCCCCCATCTTACTCGTTTGTTGGGCGGAGTAGATCATCGTTTTGTACTTCCTGTTTCGGCATTAATGGGTGCATTGGTACTTACATTGGCTGATATGGTTTCGAGATTGATTGTGCAACCAATCGAATTGCCGATTGGTGCGGTTACTGCTTTAATGGGTACGCCCATATTTTTATATATCCTCATTAAAGACAAAAAGAAATTAGTTAATTAA
- a CDS encoding heme ABC transporter ATP-binding protein produces MLRVESISYKLNNRPLLKDISFSIRPGEMVALLGSNGAGKSTLMRLLSGERKPDSGRIMLYGADIKHYNRKVLATKRAYLQQHNPITMAFSVKEIVMMGRYGFKSLSSAKNDPLALTETMEICGLTDLADRSMLSLSGGEQQRVHLARVLAQLWDNKDSVLLLDEPTNNMDLQFQHQTLAIAAAMAKKGYMIVVVLHEVNLAAQYASRIIILKDGRKWWDGTPVQVLTPQHIYTAFGIHAQAYTDQSSLKTIIVPKEIKLYAAKFNTNLKTTQQPIYKLKTIETDELINLQSVKI; encoded by the coding sequence ATGCTCAGAGTAGAATCCATCAGCTATAAATTAAACAACAGGCCACTTTTAAAAGATATCTCATTCAGTATCAGGCCAGGCGAAATGGTTGCACTTTTAGGGTCGAACGGTGCCGGGAAATCTACCTTAATGCGACTGCTTTCTGGTGAACGAAAGCCCGACAGCGGGCGGATTATGTTATACGGAGCAGATATTAAACATTATAACCGAAAAGTACTGGCCACCAAAAGGGCTTATCTGCAACAACACAACCCCATTACCATGGCCTTTAGTGTGAAAGAAATCGTGATGATGGGCCGTTATGGTTTTAAAAGTTTATCATCGGCCAAAAATGATCCGCTAGCCCTTACCGAAACGATGGAAATCTGCGGATTAACTGATCTTGCAGACCGATCGATGTTAAGTCTTTCGGGAGGTGAACAGCAACGTGTACACCTGGCACGGGTACTGGCCCAATTGTGGGACAATAAAGACTCGGTATTGCTCCTGGACGAACCGACCAACAATATGGATCTTCAGTTTCAGCACCAAACTCTTGCTATAGCCGCTGCCATGGCAAAAAAGGGGTATATGATTGTAGTGGTATTGCACGAAGTTAATCTCGCAGCGCAATATGCCAGTCGCATAATTATTTTAAAAGACGGTAGAAAATGGTGGGATGGAACACCTGTACAGGTACTTACCCCTCAGCATATATATACGGCATTTGGCATCCATGCACAGGCCTATACAGACCAAAGCAGCCTAAAAACGATTATTGTACCCAAAGAAATTAAGCTTTATGCGGCAAAATTTAACACCAATCTGAAAACGACACAACAACCCATATATAAGTTAAAGACTATCGAAACTGATGAATTAATCAACCTCCAATCTGTAAAGATTTAA
- a CDS encoding transcriptional repressor: protein MENIQKLLNSAQTIGQLPNSACTDAFKETLLKTINDYCRLKRLAFSEKRLWIAFKLMEVRDFIHPESLWLMLKEDKTPISIGCVYTNLKLMEAAGIAEAQSAGSRLILYKIRVLHH, encoded by the coding sequence ATGGAAAACATTCAAAAACTACTTAACAGCGCACAAACTATTGGCCAGTTACCAAATTCGGCCTGTACCGACGCTTTTAAAGAAACACTTTTAAAAACGATAAACGATTACTGTAGATTAAAACGCCTGGCCTTTTCCGAAAAAAGATTATGGATTGCGTTTAAACTGATGGAGGTAAGGGATTTTATTCATCCCGAATCGCTTTGGCTAATGCTTAAGGAAGATAAAACACCCATCAGCATCGGTTGTGTATATACCAACCTAAAGCTAATGGAAGCAGCAGGTATAGCCGAAGCGCAAAGTGCAGGATCGAGACTAATCCTGTATAAGATCAGAGTCTTACATCACTAG
- a CDS encoding AraC family transcriptional regulator — MIVKARIEHQKDFLFMEEIPDKYVPDHRLSEKSLTIKDAPVGIKNYQLSTNGLFLVHSEMKFDGPARILTEVEGEAITCQFIFSSKNGSGVAGKQSAEYGRSRHNIRYIPSAKQAYDVKPDVEFVYFLIVLSKDYYLRLVDLYSPLHEQFVQEMEKGVSTSFAEHDLFMTPEMRRSIEAIITCRQDGELKRLFTDARITELIMYQLEQFSQHIQGGRESLLDRDIPKLEEAREILERDYIDPPTHKQLSKMILLNEFKLRTGFKKYFGSTIYDFVTRLRMEEAKRLILEEGKNMYEVGINVGFKHQSSFTNAFKKYYGILPSDVRL, encoded by the coding sequence ATGATTGTAAAGGCAAGAATAGAGCATCAGAAAGATTTTCTGTTCATGGAAGAAATTCCAGATAAATATGTTCCAGATCACCGATTATCCGAAAAATCACTAACCATTAAAGATGCTCCGGTAGGCATTAAAAATTATCAGCTCTCTACCAATGGTCTTTTTTTGGTGCATTCTGAAATGAAATTTGATGGACCTGCGAGGATCCTTACCGAGGTAGAAGGAGAGGCTATTACCTGTCAGTTTATTTTTAGCAGTAAAAATGGTTCGGGCGTTGCGGGTAAACAATCGGCTGAATACGGCCGGAGCAGACATAATATCCGCTATATTCCCTCAGCAAAGCAAGCTTACGATGTGAAGCCCGATGTAGAATTTGTATATTTTCTAATCGTACTCTCTAAAGATTACTATTTACGCTTAGTGGATTTGTACTCTCCATTGCATGAGCAATTTGTACAGGAGATGGAAAAAGGGGTATCGACCTCTTTTGCCGAACACGATCTTTTTATGACACCAGAAATGCGCAGGTCAATCGAAGCGATCATCACCTGCAGGCAGGATGGGGAATTGAAACGCCTGTTTACCGATGCCCGGATTACGGAACTGATTATGTACCAACTGGAACAATTTAGTCAGCATATACAAGGCGGTAGAGAGTCGCTACTTGATCGCGATATCCCAAAACTTGAAGAAGCCAGGGAGATTCTGGAACGCGATTATATCGATCCACCAACCCATAAACAGCTTTCTAAAATGATCTTGCTCAATGAATTTAAATTGAGAACAGGCTTTAAAAAATATTTTGGCAGTACTATATACGATTTTGTAACCCGTTTAAGAATGGAAGAGGCCAAAAGATTGATCTTAGAAGAAGGCAAAAATATGTACGAGGTAGGGATAAACGTTGGTTTTAAACATCAGTCCAGTTTCACCAACGCATTCAAAAAATACTACGGCATTTTGCCTAGTGATGTAAGACTCTGA
- a CDS encoding cold-shock protein produces the protein MIYTGVIKWYNPVRGFGFIALDGRKEMIYADNNKLVGIYRPALVVGTKVRFNLEHGQIGCQATNIIVLDIKSD, from the coding sequence ATGATATATACAGGGGTAATTAAATGGTATAATCCGGTAAGAGGTTTCGGATTTATTGCGCTTGACGGTAGAAAAGAGATGATTTATGCAGATAATAATAAATTAGTTGGGATTTATCGTCCTGCTTTAGTAGTAGGAACTAAGGTTCGCTTCAATTTGGAACATGGACAGATAGGATGCCAGGCTACTAATATTATAGTGTTGGATATAAAATCTGACTAA
- a CDS encoding LytTR family DNA-binding domain-containing protein, whose translation MIKCIAIDDQQNSISGLEKYIADAPNMELLASYTDPMAALNELKKIDQVDVIFMDIQMPHISGIELSKAIRSKTRKLIFTTSHEEYAFEAFEAEADAYLLKPYGYAKFALTVNRMFEDETEDIAHESYFFVKNKSEEHKAILVRYADIIAFESFHNYIKIHTKEKVIIAYLSLKDVKEQLNIEKGFIQLHRGYIISINHILHVEGTRITLSNHTSFTVGDLYYNDFRDFFTDKLITSKRNK comes from the coding sequence ATGATTAAGTGTATAGCCATTGATGACCAACAAAACTCAATTTCGGGTCTTGAAAAATATATAGCGGATGCCCCGAATATGGAACTCCTGGCTAGTTACACCGATCCGATGGCAGCTCTGAATGAACTGAAAAAGATTGACCAGGTAGATGTAATATTTATGGACATTCAAATGCCACATATTTCGGGCATTGAACTTTCTAAAGCAATCCGCTCTAAAACCAGAAAACTGATATTTACTACCTCCCATGAGGAATATGCTTTTGAAGCATTCGAGGCAGAAGCAGATGCTTATCTACTTAAACCTTATGGTTATGCTAAATTTGCCTTAACGGTAAACCGGATGTTTGAAGATGAAACAGAAGATATTGCGCATGAATCTTATTTTTTTGTCAAAAATAAATCTGAAGAACACAAAGCTATTCTGGTACGATATGCAGATATAATAGCTTTTGAAAGTTTCCATAACTACATCAAAATCCATACAAAAGAGAAAGTAATTATTGCGTATTTAAGTCTGAAGGATGTTAAAGAACAGCTGAATATAGAAAAAGGCTTTATTCAACTACATAGGGGTTATATTATTTCCATCAATCATATTTTACATGTTGAAGGCACGAGGATAACGCTTTCTAATCATACCAGCTTTACAGTGGGCGATCTTTACTACAATGATTTCCGTGACTTTTTCACCGACAAACTTATTACCAGTAAACGCAATAAATAA
- a CDS encoding histone H1 yields the protein MDKFKKVQDLISSVEADVTKFYDGGNAAAGTRVRKAMQDLKVLAQEIRAEVTDKKNSAK from the coding sequence ATGGACAAATTTAAAAAAGTGCAAGATCTAATCTCTTCTGTAGAAGCAGACGTAACGAAATTTTATGATGGTGGTAATGCTGCAGCAGGTACACGTGTACGTAAAGCAATGCAAGACCTAAAAGTTTTAGCCCAAGAAATTAGAGCTGAAGTAACTGATAAAAAAAATAGCGCTAAATAA
- a CDS encoding AraC family transcriptional regulator, translated as MIGKQLAENGYLSLSAKTGLFPPYFHYLFRPILVSGYLCLTWIAVLRLKNTPRQVIEGEGRKWIIFFLRIATFFQLFGLVPIVLRNLHIPYVNTSFVVANCLALLFILLYALHRPYIFYGYLLVAVDWTKKPAVLKTENDTIFVSLPVEDAKPTVVPIKKNNLLDAQLSDYALAMTEMMEREQLYLLHDFQIIDLAAKLNIPIHHCSFVINKHIGKNFRDWINSYRVGHFLKQYPLKSDKITIEAIASEAGFKSVATFYNAFKKETGLMPTAYFAQELSY; from the coding sequence ATGATCGGAAAGCAGTTGGCTGAAAATGGTTACTTGTCTCTCAGCGCAAAAACTGGATTATTTCCTCCATATTTCCACTATTTATTCAGGCCAATTCTGGTATCGGGTTATTTATGCCTTACCTGGATTGCTGTACTCCGTCTAAAAAACACCCCCCGGCAAGTAATCGAAGGTGAAGGCCGAAAATGGATCATCTTTTTTCTTCGGATTGCTACCTTCTTCCAGTTGTTTGGTCTGGTACCTATTGTTTTAAGAAACTTACATATCCCGTATGTTAACACGTCGTTTGTTGTAGCCAATTGTTTAGCCCTGTTATTCATTTTATTATACGCGCTCCACAGGCCTTATATTTTTTATGGCTATCTGCTGGTGGCGGTAGACTGGACTAAAAAACCTGCAGTATTGAAAACAGAAAATGATACAATATTCGTTTCTTTACCTGTAGAAGATGCAAAACCTACAGTTGTACCCATCAAAAAAAATAATCTTTTGGACGCACAACTGTCTGACTATGCCCTTGCCATGACAGAAATGATGGAGCGGGAACAACTTTATCTGCTTCACGATTTTCAGATTATTGATCTGGCAGCAAAACTCAACATTCCAATCCACCACTGCTCGTTCGTAATTAACAAACATATTGGAAAAAATTTCAGAGATTGGATTAACAGTTACCGGGTTGGTCATTTCTTAAAACAGTACCCCTTAAAATCAGATAAAATCACCATCGAAGCTATTGCTTCTGAAGCTGGCTTTAAAAGCGTAGCTACTTTTTATAATGCATTTAAAAAAGAAACAGGCTTAATGCCAACTGCTTATTTTGCACAGGAACTAAGCTATTAA
- a CDS encoding Crp/Fnr family transcriptional regulator yields the protein MPYKTSFLRPLFDYLEQFYPLSNAIKAEFERSCKLTRIKKNKHILSPIDSNASLYFLVNGLVRGFIRDGKQDISTWFSFENELIGAIRQPNQHPSPSIEYLQALEDCKLICIPYTLIDLMYTKYPEANLIGRKLFALHYYAASERAILARIPKAIGRYRKIQESGLDIKRIPQRYLASYLGVRVETISRIRNKVVPLDYQLCS from the coding sequence ATGCCATATAAAACATCATTTTTACGCCCTCTTTTCGATTATCTTGAGCAATTCTATCCTTTATCTAATGCTATTAAAGCCGAGTTTGAAAGGTCTTGCAAACTTACCCGTATAAAAAAAAACAAACACATTCTCTCTCCAATAGATAGTAATGCTTCTCTGTATTTTTTGGTCAATGGGCTGGTACGTGGTTTTATACGCGATGGTAAACAAGATATCAGTACGTGGTTTAGCTTCGAGAATGAATTAATAGGCGCTATACGCCAACCCAATCAGCACCCCAGTCCTTCTATAGAATATCTTCAGGCCCTGGAAGATTGCAAACTCATCTGCATTCCATATACCTTAATCGATTTGATGTATACCAAATATCCGGAGGCTAACCTAATTGGCAGAAAGCTATTTGCACTTCATTATTATGCTGCATCAGAAAGAGCTATCCTTGCCCGAATACCCAAAGCAATTGGCAGGTACCGTAAAATACAGGAAAGCGGGTTGGATATCAAAAGGATACCGCAGCGTTACCTGGCCAGTTACCTGGGTGTACGTGTAGAAACCATAAGTAGAATCAGAAATAAAGTTGTACCACTCGATTACCAGTTGTGCTCTTAA
- the prmC gene encoding peptide chain release factor N(5)-glutamine methyltransferase, which yields MNIGALEEHYKLELAPLYESDEAKTLFSLAAEQVLALSPSKLMMQKDAAVSFINMQKLFSILNDLQIGKPIQHILEEAHFYGLVFKVNENVLIPRPETEELVEWIISVCRTLSSVNSFESPKKLSILDIGTGSGCIPITLKKHLPNTQVATLDVSADAIAVAKQNARQIGVEINFITADILTFQSEEKFDIIVSNPPYIRNLEKNEMHNNVLLHEPHLALFVSDENPLIFYKAIADFAKTNLKPNGKLFFEINEFLGKETVDMLSNREFNNIELKKDMQGKDRMVRAGL from the coding sequence ATGAACATTGGAGCGCTCGAGGAGCATTATAAACTGGAACTTGCACCCTTATACGAAAGTGATGAGGCGAAAACATTATTTAGCCTGGCTGCTGAGCAGGTTTTAGCTTTGTCTCCCAGTAAGTTAATGATGCAGAAAGATGCAGCTGTCAGTTTTATCAACATGCAAAAACTATTTAGCATCCTTAACGACCTGCAGATCGGAAAACCAATTCAGCATATTTTAGAGGAAGCCCATTTTTATGGTTTAGTTTTTAAAGTAAACGAAAATGTACTGATACCTAGACCTGAAACAGAGGAATTGGTAGAATGGATCATTTCAGTTTGCAGAACACTATCCTCAGTTAACAGTTTTGAATCACCGAAAAAGCTAAGTATACTTGATATTGGAACTGGATCTGGTTGTATCCCGATTACGCTTAAAAAGCACTTACCAAACACCCAGGTAGCTACATTGGATGTATCTGCTGATGCTATAGCAGTTGCAAAACAGAATGCCCGGCAAATTGGTGTTGAGATCAATTTTATTACAGCGGATATTTTAACATTTCAATCTGAAGAAAAATTTGATATCATTGTAAGTAACCCGCCTTATATCAGGAATTTAGAAAAAAATGAGATGCATAATAATGTGCTTTTGCACGAGCCTCATTTAGCTTTATTTGTAAGCGACGAAAACCCATTGATTTTTTATAAAGCCATCGCTGATTTTGCAAAAACAAATTTAAAGCCTAATGGAAAACTTTTCTTTGAAATTAATGAATTTTTAGGTAAAGAAACAGTTGATATGCTGTCTAATAGAGAGTTTAATAACATTGAGTTAAAGAAGGATATGCAGGGAAAGGATAGAATGGTTAGGGCAGGGCTTTGA
- the ribD gene encoding bifunctional diaminohydroxyphosphoribosylaminopyrimidine deaminase/5-amino-6-(5-phosphoribosylamino)uracil reductase RibD: MSDEFYIKRCLELAILSIGNVSPNPMVGCVIVLNDKIIGEGYHQQYGKAHAEPNAVKAVFDQYGDEAEAMLKQATAYVSLEPCAHFGKTPPCADLFVKHQIKKVVIGNRDPFSSVDGKGIEKLKNAGIEVLSGVLDDECRYLNRRFFTRIQQQRPYIILKWAETANGYFATKDGHQKWISGALTKRLAHQWRTEEDAILIGKQTAIMDNPQLTSREWPGKNPIRLIIDKNLQVPLSNHIFNAAAKTIIFNEIKTDVVDNIHYIQMEDMHFYLAQKIAFQLYLMDIQSVIIEGGANILNQFLSTNLWDEARIITSSNSWTEGVPSPTINGNLKEQIQIGNDKLSIYINDINK; the protein is encoded by the coding sequence ATGAGCGATGAATTCTATATTAAACGCTGTTTGGAGTTAGCCATTTTAAGTATTGGAAACGTAAGTCCAAACCCAATGGTAGGCTGTGTTATTGTTTTAAACGATAAAATCATCGGCGAAGGTTATCATCAGCAATACGGAAAAGCACATGCCGAACCAAATGCGGTTAAAGCTGTATTTGATCAATATGGAGATGAGGCTGAGGCTATGTTAAAACAGGCAACAGCTTATGTGAGTCTAGAGCCCTGTGCACATTTCGGCAAAACCCCTCCCTGCGCCGACCTGTTTGTGAAACACCAGATCAAAAAAGTGGTTATTGGTAATAGAGACCCTTTTTCAAGCGTTGATGGCAAAGGCATCGAAAAGCTTAAAAATGCGGGAATTGAAGTGCTAAGTGGAGTTTTAGACGATGAATGCCGTTACCTTAACAGAAGATTTTTCACCAGAATACAACAGCAAAGGCCTTACATCATTTTAAAATGGGCCGAAACTGCAAATGGTTATTTTGCAACTAAAGATGGTCACCAAAAGTGGATCAGTGGAGCTTTAACCAAACGATTGGCACACCAGTGGCGAACTGAAGAAGATGCCATTTTGATCGGAAAACAAACCGCTATTATGGACAATCCGCAGTTAACTTCACGAGAATGGCCGGGTAAAAACCCCATTCGTTTGATAATCGATAAAAACCTTCAGGTGCCGTTATCCAATCACATTTTCAATGCAGCAGCCAAAACCATCATATTTAATGAAATTAAAACTGATGTAGTCGACAATATCCATTATATCCAAATGGAAGATATGCATTTTTACCTGGCACAAAAGATTGCGTTTCAGCTTTATTTGATGGACATACAATCGGTAATTATCGAGGGTGGTGCGAATATTCTAAATCAGTTTTTATCCACTAACCTTTGGGATGAAGCGCGTATCATCACCTCATCAAACAGCTGGACGGAAGGTGTTCCTTCTCCTACCATAAACGGAAATCTGAAAGAACAAATTCAGATTGGAAACGATAAACTCTCTATCTACATAAACGACATAAATAAATGA
- a CDS encoding DMT family transporter has product MIYIILSICCSVTVAILLKLAKRYQISIIQAVTINYLVALSLCFVFFKPDVKLVTSTAPWLVYIALAILLPSIFLFLAASVKNLGIVKTDIAQRLSLFIPILAAYFIFKEDFNNLKIIGLAIGLVAIFLTFLRKSDHQVARKESLLYPIMVFVGFGVIDVLFKQIALYKQLPYTTSLFTVFCLSFVVSLLIVITMVISGKIKLQLVNVICGLILGFFNFGNILFYMKAHKALAENPSTVFAAMNLGVIIVGTLIGIIAFKEKLSKLNYVGIVLAIAAVIFITLSQNAVR; this is encoded by the coding sequence ATGATCTATATTATTTTAAGCATTTGTTGTAGCGTTACGGTTGCCATATTATTAAAGTTGGCCAAGCGGTACCAGATCAGTATTATTCAGGCTGTTACCATTAATTATCTGGTTGCGCTAAGTTTATGTTTTGTTTTTTTTAAGCCCGATGTTAAACTGGTTACATCTACCGCACCATGGCTTGTTTACATTGCGCTGGCTATTCTATTGCCGTCGATATTTTTATTTCTTGCTGCATCAGTCAAGAACCTTGGGATCGTTAAAACCGACATAGCCCAACGCTTATCGCTATTTATTCCCATACTGGCGGCTTATTTTATCTTTAAAGAGGATTTTAACAACTTAAAAATTATTGGCCTTGCGATAGGACTTGTAGCTATTTTCTTAACCTTTCTTCGGAAATCTGATCATCAGGTAGCCAGGAAGGAAAGCCTCCTCTATCCCATTATGGTTTTTGTGGGCTTTGGCGTAATTGATGTCCTTTTTAAACAAATTGCCTTATACAAACAACTACCTTATACAACTTCGCTTTTCACCGTTTTCTGCCTATCATTCGTCGTATCGCTGCTCATTGTGATTACTATGGTCATTTCTGGCAAGATAAAATTACAATTGGTTAATGTTATTTGTGGACTGATTTTGGGCTTTTTTAACTTTGGCAACATTCTTTTTTATATGAAAGCACACAAAGCACTGGCAGAAAATCCATCAACAGTTTTTGCTGCCATGAATTTAGGCGTTATCATTGTCGGAACATTAATTGGCATAATTGCTTTTAAAGAAAAATTAAGTAAACTGAATTATGTAGGGATAGTTTTGGCTATCGCTGCTGTTATCTTCATAACCCTATCGCAAAATGCTGTTCGATGA